The genomic region gaattgacattaatatatatgtgtgtttGTACAGTCTCAGTTAAGTGGACCCCCAGTTAGCCTGCTAGTATAAACATTTGCATGCATTCTGGTCATAGAGCTGTATCTTTATGATCTTTTTTCGTGCAGTGAGTTCAATATCATTTCATGTTTGGATGGGATTGCACATACCTGGGTTAGTCAAATTATCAGAGTTTTAGACATCCCAGTAGGGAGAAAATCCTGTGGACTTATATTAACTCTCATATGATAACTTCCGCTGTTCACCAGTTATAATTGTGATGATTTCTCATATGTATCATATGTATTCTAggagaaattgagaaaacgTCCTTACATGCGTAGCAAGTCTTTAAATCAGGAGTTCTTTAAGCATGCTCAGGTGagtttcttatttatttattagtattttttatttttttatttctctttgtAGACTTCTTATTTCGttattagtattaatttattctattttatttcatttatctgTGTGGGTCTCCTGATGGTCATTGTGAAAGTACATGACTAGATCTCAAATATGCTACTTTATATGAACAGGCTTGTGAAGCTGTAACTAAGCATGAGAGAGAAGCTAAAGAGACTGTAGTTGAGGATAGTGCTCAGGCTGGATCTTCAAtgaaatttatagatttggGAGAAAGGCTGATGGTATTGGTAAGTCTAGATCAAcaattcttctttcttcttctgatattcattttaattaaaataatgagtACTCAGATATTTTTTGTTGGTTCAGCCAAGAGGCATTCAGGTTGAAGATAGCACTGCTGAGCGCCAACCAACTATGGATTTAAGGCGTCCACGTACTTGGGACTCTGATGTTGTTATACAGGTATAATGTTTTGAGTGTTATAGACATATCTGCTTCTTTTACAACATTGACACCATACTGCTTACTGGGTTGTTGGTCGCAGATCAATGTGCAAGATTCTAATGAGAATTGCTCTGGCTCAAACAAGGAGGACCATATAGATGATAGTGGATATGCAATATCAAGAAGCATGAATTTAGATGTGAATGATTTAAAAGATTCAGATGAATCACCTGTGAAACCTTTGGGAAAATTAAGGTCTTCTTTAATGAACGGGTAATCATTAAACTTGATCTTCATTTCCTGTATCCAGCATGTAGCTCTACCTCtatgtaatattattatgttCTGCATATTTTCTGCAGAATTATTTTGGCATGTTATTTTCCCATGTTGAAGATGGTCGGTCATGGCTGTTAATAATGCTGAACCTAACCGCTCTCATTTTCTAAACGAAGGCTCAAAACATGCATTATTGTTTCCTGTACACATAATCTAATTTCATAAAGTAGAAATATAGTTGATACATCTTGATACTTTTGTTTGTTCTACAATCAGTAGTCAAGGATGTTTAGTAGCTTAATTTTCTCACCAGTTCTGTTGCACTTTATATTGAAGGAGTATGATGTTACCATGTTCcacatatttttttctccatTTCTACTCATAGAATGCTATTGTATGTAAATAGGTGTATCCAGACAATGTCAGAGTCTAAACAAATGCTGCTGGTTCCTGATAATCATGTCAAAGATCAaaactttgattttgatggGTATCATGATTGCGAAGTGAACGCCCAAACTTCAGAAGACATTGCTGAAGTGAAGGAACCTGTGCAGATAATGGAGGAGGAGAATGCCGCTAATAAATGCAAATCAGATCAATGCCTGACAGAGACAGATTTATCGGTTGGAGACAGAATTCTTTCTAGCTTGACACTATCGTGTTCTGGAACTGATTCTGATTCATCCAGAGATAGCGTGTACAACACTCCTGAAGAGTCCGATAGTCATTTAAGAAGGTTAAACTCCGGCGCAGTGCAACAGGAGTTGGTTTCAACTGATTATGAGAGCCCTAAAAGCGATGGTGCCAGAAGAATACCAATTGATAGCCAACATCATTCAAAAATTAGAAGTACCCTCTGGGAACGAAGGAGGCATCAAAAGAGGAGACTTCATAAAGTTGCTGAAAGGGTAACTCACCCTGATACTGATAATGATACTTCTCCCATTTCTAGGGATTGGTTATCCACTGATTTCCATAGACAGGTAGGAAGGCTGCATGATTTTGCTCCTCATAGTGATGAGAATTCCTCATTGGACAGGCAGAGAAAATTATCTGGTTCCTACAATGGTAAGTTTTCTGATAACCATGTTCACGGTGCTTGCATaaaacatcctcgtagaaAGTATCATCAGAGCTTTCGAGATGTAATGAAGGCCCAGGACAGGAGGAGCTACTGGAATGAGGATAATTTGAATGGAAGAAGTTTAAGGTTAGATGATAGAGATGCCATAAATAGAGATTGGGGTTCTTGTGGCAAGGGACTCTCTCCCGAGGGCACGATCCCTTTGACTTGCAGGGAGCCCAGGAGATTGGTTTCCAAGTATAACAATTTGAAAGAGATGAACATCCAACGGGGAAGGAACTGTGGCAAAATCCGTTGTGGGAAGAAGACCAATGTTGATGCTTGTTTTCTTAACCATAAAGATTTGGATGTCGGTGACTTCTCGATGCTGCCTTTAAGTGGTAGATCCTTTCCACCCACCAGCCAAAGAAGGGATTCTTTGGATGGAAAATATGAAGGGGATATTCCATTTGTTGGG from Ricinus communis isolate WT05 ecotype wild-type chromosome 9, ASM1957865v1, whole genome shotgun sequence harbors:
- the LOC8258813 gene encoding uncharacterized protein LOC8258813 isoform X2 produces the protein MYLISSILVSMRTVGNNTAFPCEFNIISCLDGIAHTWEKLRKRPYMRSKSLNQEFFKHAQACEAVTKHEREAKETVVEDSAQAGSSMKFIDLGERLMVLPRGIQVEDSTAERQPTMDLRRPRTWDSDVVIQINVQDSNENCSGSNKEDHIDDSGYAISRSMNLDVNDLKDSDESPVKPLGKLRSSLMNGCIQTMSESKQMLLVPDNHVKDQNFDFDGYHDCEVNAQTSEDIAEVKEPVQIMEEENAANKCKSDQCLTETDLSVGDRILSSLTLSCSGTDSDSSRDSVYNTPEESDSHLRRLNSGAVQQELVSTDYESPKSDGARRIPIDSQHHSKIRSTLWERRRHQKRRLHKVAERVTHPDTDNDTSPISRDWLSTDFHRQVGRLHDFAPHSDENSSLDRQRKLSGSYNGKFSDNHVHGACIKHPRRKYHQSFRDVMKAQDRRSYWNEDNLNGRSLRLDDRDAINRDWGSCGKGLSPEGTIPLTCREPRRLVSKYNNLKEMNIQRGRNCGKIRCGKKTNVDACFLNHKDLDVGDFSMLPLSGRSFPPTSQRRDSLDGKYEGDIPFVGRGNLYGRRIQFGHCSPTNLENSWSMDLEDGHWEMDRQHLSSFLHRKFSMANEGRWKNRVPPGSTSFDSRLTERYRGHRREEHGDKCRDSHWVNSYNDVSNAEADVINSDERFHQKRKYSSQSGVLSRMRGESIWGQQDDDFYARRSSCSYEKSSTHRRIHAKLKSADGNCMVVDDVQLKWNSYKMFKGERSVGFVNRNHNMMSRGEQGWTARSCSHPVDLIFGAVKSSRRCSVAESSMSNGISGRMDMKFAKVKDFKETPVGRATKRGNAKIKGSQIDERWLDKFPVSKQDGYLDIEEGQIVPEEPTIGNRLEEKQAPETVSLMRSMKNAFHSGNMTNKRYDDQQILESLAKMEKRRERFKDPIAFKREPDKPMKPIDLIADAIKSKQERPARKRRWADS